The Solanum lycopersicum chromosome 2, SLM_r2.1 DNA window TTTTCTGCTTCCTATAATATTCTTCTAAGGGTTTGatcttcaaaataatatacaGAACAATAACATGTATTAGTTGCCTTTGTAGTTCAACTGAGAAAACAATGAGTAATGATTCTGCATCAAGATGGTGACAATCATACTAAGATATATAAAGCTCATCATCTGTGAAGCACATGCAGAGAGTAAATGTGAAAGCATATTGAATTGAGTGGTTTGAGATATATCTTTTGACATTGTGATATAAACTCTTCAGCATGATTAGTCCAACTATGGATGATCATGAACGCTTTTAATTTTTGTGACAAATCTTTTGTTCATATATTTACAGTAACAGAACTGCTAGGCAATCTCAAATGTTTTCTTGGCTACTGTTATTGTTAACTTGTAAAATTTACAATATGTCAGACAGATACCTGTTCATCATGATCATATTGCTTCTCTTTCCAGGCACCACCATCCATGACCCTTGAAGACATTAAATTACCTCTCTTAAGGAGTTGATCTTCAGTTGAATAAATTCCATTGCTTCTATCATTCTTTGACACGGAACACTTGAGATTCAGAACTAAATCTATGTCCACAACTTTGTCAAGGATTTCCTACATAAAGATATATCAGAAAAACCGACTCAatttttcatgagaaaaatgaagagCCCTTCCTTAAGTGAGGAGGGAGAGGTATACATACAGCCTGAAGCATTGTACGAGGAATTCCATCTAAAATGAACCCGTTTTCACCTCTGCAATGACCTTCTTCTAGCCTCTTTgataacaaaccaaaaataacTTCTTCTGGAACATGCTTTCCCTCATTCACAACACTTGATATCTTCATACAACcataaattatttcaataaaagcATATTGGTCATATtgttaaaagataaataaataccTTGTTATAGTGAGGGTTGAGTTGTTGAGGTACGAGAGAGCCCATGGAAATATATGGAACGTCCATAAGTTTGGACAGCCATTGGGCGTACACGTGTCTCTGCGTCATTGGATGACCCATGATCAGCCACTGTACTCCTCTGCGTGGAACTGATCCTGATGGTTCCTCCATATCCTCCTCATTGTCGTAATCAAAGTGAGCTGCAACAGCTGAACCGTAGGCCCGAACCGACTTGCTTGAAGCAGCCCGAAGAAATGTTCGGGCGGAAACTCCGAGGAAGCTCAACATTGCCATGGCGTGTGGGAGGTGTAAATGGTGGTTGTTTATAAAATGGGAATGATGCTGAAAATGTGTAGGATTTAGGTGGATGGCATGAATCAAAGGAGTTGAccaacaaatgttttcactaGACTCGGTCTTACGACTCCCATTATCTTTCACCTATCAAATTACTCGCTTAACAAAATGGATTTTATGACAtattgaaagaaagaaaaaaaaacacattttctaATCTTAACTTATAATTacaattctttaaaatttaaagttaaaatcaataaacaaattcaaattgaaaaataatcatataaataaattgatggTGGGCGTGGGGCATGTGCATTGTAAATGACATGTGGACCTCCTGGAATATTATTGTGTTTAAATtgatcattttataaaattaaagaaaagtgaaagcagaaaaaatcaatcaaaatcgCCCACCGTCCTCCTGGAATATTATTGTGTTTAAATTGATAAAGGGAagtaaaaaaaacagaaaaaatcaatttaaatcgCCCACCGTGGGGCTCGAACCCACGACCACAAGGTTAAGAGCCTTGCGCTCTACCAACTGAGCTAGACGGGCTAATCAACAagtttttcacttttaattatttcattgaaACACTCTGATCAGGTTAGCGATTATTAATTggtttcattaaaaaaaatattgaattaacaattcaatgtttgatttttgaatattggGTTAAACGATAACCCATTAAAAATGTAATAATTTACTATTGTAACTTTTAATCATACATAACTAACTgtcaaacaaaaattattaatataattattatactaGACTGACTATAAGGATCCTACGCAATTAACATAACTTAACTCTGCTCACTCCATTTACCTTTTAGGTTGTAGTATTATTTGTAGTACTTTCGTTCACAATGTCAAAACTTAAAGGACTAAGAATAGTTAGGGTTCACAACAACGACAACAAGTGTTAAAGCAATAACTAGGGCTGTGAATTGTGTATTTACGCTCAATGAGCAATttgatttctctcttttctaTTTCATGCCAATTATTGAATAAGtcatatatttgttttgaaaacaatttcttattgattaaattaaaatctattAACTAAAAATCGATAACaaatatcttattaattttaattattaattatttaaaaattaaaaatcaataaatcaaaCAGAAAATACTTAAAACCTAATTGAACTGACTAACACCCCAATTCCACTtgctaaaaaatattataagagcTTCGAGAAAAgataaaattctttaaaaaaaaagaaagaattgcTTGGACTTTGAACTATTATTCCTCGTTTGGGTTTCCTAGTCTCCTTCCCCGTGACTTGGTACATTAGAATCAGCTTCTTTCTAGGTTTCTTCCCAAATCATCTGTTAAACCGAATCAACCGTGCACACCTGAAAGTCCTGCCATCGGTTGCCCTTACGCATGCCACGCGGATTCAGCCGCGCTCAATTATATATAACGTCCTTACCAACCTTTCTATTTGCACCAAAACATCATATTTCTTCATGGCGGAATACAAACAGCACCAACGCCTATTT harbors:
- the LOC101246297 gene encoding probable adenylate kinase 7, mitochondrial, whose protein sequence is MAMLSFLGVSARTFLRAASSKSVRAYGSAVAAHFDYDNEEDMEEPSGSVPRRGVQWLIMGHPMTQRHVYAQWLSKLMDVPYISMGSLVPQQLNPHYNKISSVVNEGKHVPEEVIFGLLSKRLEEGHCRGENGFILDGIPRTMLQAEILDKVVDIDLVLNLKCSVSKNDRSNGIYSTEDQLLKRGNLMSSRVMDGGAWKEKQYDHDEQIKPLEEYYRKQKKLLNYQVAGGPAETWQGLLAALQLQHMMSAVGSTQLTAGC